One window of Polyangium spumosum genomic DNA carries:
- a CDS encoding protein kinase domain-containing protein, translated as MERHPESQRDPSGEASVREIEPDPAFARTTRVVATPNPESPARSTVSVSASASPLAFGAPARPAESLPLEPGRVIKHYEIIRELGQGGMGRVFLARDTRLARLCAIKLLVGYTGKRAGRFLAEARATARCKHESIVVVYEVDELEGYPYMVLEYLEGRTLRAWMTERERPAGVSPSVAAEIMIPVARALVCAHEMGIVHRDLKPENILLTESGQVKVLDFGIAKRFTLDDTGTMTLAAPRKDDDVTTTEDGTVVGTPPYMSPEQWLGLDVDPQCDLWAAGIILHELVTGAHPLAPVSMARLVGVQVLEIPMPSALETRPDLGAMGALVDRCLKKHKAERIGSARELCAALESLSTGPRAAAISEDDNPFAGLSAFQESDAARFFGRDRDIAGVLGRLRNQQLVVVTGPSGAGKSSFVRAGILPALKRSGGHWEAFILRPGRKPLAALADLLAQVSESPEGAGSGASVPPASETDDLAATLRSRPGYLGARLRAWCRRAGPDHHILLFVDQFEELYTLGASPDEWKSFLACLEGVADDASSPLRVVLAMRSDFLDRLVDNRHFITEVTRGLVFLPPLGREGLRAALTKPIEAAGYRFEGDELVEQMLDTLENTRSALPLLQFTATKLWEARDREHKLLSRESYRALGGVAGALSTHADAVLATLSGPEQALARSILLRLVTPERTRALVSLSELRELAEGGDATEQVVQHLAAARLLVIETDGDKEGKVVEIVHESLVERWAKLRHWLDENEKDAQFLARLRAAAQQWDTSGESEGLVWRDRAAEEARQWLSRRRAAQAAGAPFRLGRREERYLLAVVALSDRERSLRRRVAMGVIVMLGAITVVVSYLALRAGEHARRADQQASHADEEAARAQAEARQARNATRMAAARELSGDPTTVLSLLREVEAPEVPRGFAELARWAFQSGPALVVLTHPALVTSAAYSPDGRRIATASEDGIVRVWNADGRGEPLLLPGQETVQSVAWSPDGRRIAGALWDRTVRIWNADGEGGALVLTGHEDAVRAVAWSPDGARIVSASRDGTARIWRSDGAGESVILRGHEQGLRSAAFSPDGARVVTASEDKTARVWNADGTGAPLVFRGHLAPVNSAMFRPDGEHIVTASWDKTVRLWRADGSGESEILTGYKDGVYSLAFISEGGRILTTNQGDGTRLFTAESSGDPLVFRGHEDAIQRASYSPDGKFVVTVSSDKTARVWSTGGTGRPLLLKGHQRMVYRASFSPDGRQVVTAAWDNTARVWDVEGGGKPVVLRGHENVVNWAEWSPDGRSIVTASEDRTARVWNADGRGEPLVLRGHLATVKSASWSPDGKQIVTASEDKTARVWNADGSGEPLVLEGHQAAVNAASWSPDGRRIVTASRDKVVRIWNADGSGEPRLLLDHQGNVRSAVFSPDGKQIVTASHDRTARVWSADGSGDPVVLVGHQHWVNSAEWSPDGKRIVTASQDKTVRIWNADGSGEPLVLRGSDFVLNSAVYSPDGERIVTASDDKAAWVWTDLEPLTGAEDPKLWSATTYCMPVERRIALLNVPEAAARAAHEACVRRVEATTAARVDAAQR; from the coding sequence ATGGAGCGCCATCCGGAGAGCCAGCGAGACCCTTCGGGGGAGGCTTCGGTCAGGGAGATCGAGCCCGATCCCGCGTTCGCTCGGACCACGCGGGTCGTGGCCACGCCAAACCCGGAGTCGCCGGCGCGCTCCACGGTGTCGGTGTCCGCGTCGGCGTCGCCGCTCGCGTTCGGCGCGCCCGCGCGGCCGGCGGAGTCGCTCCCCCTCGAGCCCGGCCGCGTGATCAAGCATTACGAGATCATCCGCGAGCTCGGTCAGGGAGGAATGGGGCGCGTCTTTCTGGCGCGTGACACGAGGCTCGCGCGGCTCTGCGCGATCAAGCTGCTCGTCGGGTACACGGGCAAACGCGCCGGGCGCTTCCTGGCCGAGGCGCGGGCCACGGCGCGCTGCAAGCACGAGAGCATCGTGGTCGTCTACGAGGTCGACGAGCTCGAGGGGTACCCCTACATGGTGCTCGAATACCTCGAGGGGCGCACGCTCCGGGCCTGGATGACCGAGCGCGAGCGGCCCGCGGGCGTCTCGCCGAGCGTGGCGGCGGAGATCATGATCCCCGTCGCGCGGGCGCTCGTCTGCGCGCATGAAATGGGCATCGTGCACCGCGATCTCAAGCCGGAGAACATCCTCCTGACCGAGAGCGGGCAAGTGAAGGTGCTCGATTTCGGCATCGCCAAGCGATTCACGCTCGATGACACGGGCACGATGACGCTCGCGGCGCCACGAAAGGACGACGACGTCACGACGACCGAGGACGGGACGGTGGTCGGCACGCCGCCATACATGTCGCCCGAGCAATGGCTGGGGCTCGACGTCGATCCACAATGCGACCTCTGGGCCGCCGGGATCATCCTGCACGAGCTCGTCACGGGGGCGCACCCGCTCGCGCCCGTGAGCATGGCGCGGCTCGTCGGCGTCCAGGTGCTCGAGATCCCCATGCCGAGCGCGCTGGAGACGCGGCCGGATCTCGGGGCGATGGGCGCCCTCGTCGATCGATGCCTCAAGAAACACAAGGCCGAGCGGATCGGCTCGGCGCGGGAGCTCTGCGCCGCGCTCGAGTCGCTCTCGACCGGCCCGCGCGCGGCGGCGATCTCCGAGGACGATAACCCCTTCGCCGGCCTCTCGGCATTTCAGGAGTCGGACGCGGCGCGGTTCTTCGGGCGGGATCGGGACATCGCCGGCGTGCTCGGGCGGCTGCGCAACCAGCAGCTCGTGGTCGTGACCGGGCCCTCGGGCGCGGGCAAATCGTCGTTCGTCCGCGCGGGGATCTTGCCGGCCTTGAAGCGCTCGGGGGGGCACTGGGAGGCCTTCATCCTGCGGCCGGGGCGCAAGCCGCTCGCCGCGCTCGCCGACCTGCTCGCCCAGGTCTCCGAGTCACCCGAGGGCGCCGGGTCCGGGGCGAGTGTTCCCCCCGCCTCCGAGACCGACGATCTCGCGGCGACGCTGCGCAGCCGGCCCGGATACCTCGGCGCGCGCCTCCGCGCGTGGTGCCGTCGCGCGGGGCCGGACCACCACATCCTCCTGTTCGTCGATCAATTCGAGGAGCTTTATACCCTCGGCGCGAGCCCGGACGAGTGGAAGTCCTTCCTCGCCTGCCTCGAGGGCGTGGCCGACGACGCGTCCTCGCCGCTGCGCGTGGTGCTCGCCATGCGCTCGGATTTCCTGGATCGGCTCGTCGACAATCGCCATTTCATCACCGAGGTGACGCGCGGGCTCGTCTTCTTGCCGCCCCTCGGCCGCGAGGGGCTACGCGCCGCCTTGACGAAGCCCATCGAGGCGGCGGGATATCGATTCGAGGGGGACGAGCTCGTCGAGCAGATGCTCGATACCCTGGAGAACACGCGCAGCGCCTTGCCGCTCCTGCAATTCACGGCGACCAAGCTGTGGGAGGCGCGGGATCGCGAGCACAAGCTCCTCTCCCGGGAGAGTTATCGCGCGCTCGGCGGCGTCGCGGGGGCGCTCTCCACGCACGCGGACGCCGTGCTCGCGACGCTCTCGGGGCCGGAGCAGGCGCTCGCCCGGTCGATTCTGCTGAGGCTCGTGACGCCGGAGCGCACGCGCGCCCTCGTGAGCCTCTCGGAGCTGCGCGAGCTCGCCGAGGGCGGCGACGCGACGGAGCAGGTGGTGCAGCACCTCGCCGCCGCGCGGCTGCTCGTCATCGAGACGGACGGCGACAAGGAGGGCAAGGTGGTGGAGATCGTCCACGAGTCGCTCGTCGAGCGGTGGGCGAAGCTCCGGCACTGGCTCGACGAGAACGAAAAGGACGCGCAGTTCCTCGCCCGGCTGCGCGCCGCGGCCCAGCAATGGGACACGAGCGGGGAGTCCGAGGGGCTCGTATGGCGGGATCGCGCCGCCGAGGAGGCGCGGCAATGGCTCTCGCGCCGGAGAGCCGCGCAGGCGGCGGGCGCGCCTTTCCGGCTCGGGCGGCGCGAGGAGCGGTATCTGCTCGCCGTCGTGGCGCTGTCCGACCGCGAGCGGAGCCTGCGCCGCCGCGTGGCCATGGGGGTCATCGTGATGCTCGGCGCCATCACGGTGGTCGTGTCGTACCTGGCTTTGCGCGCCGGGGAGCACGCGCGGCGCGCCGATCAGCAGGCCTCCCACGCGGACGAGGAGGCGGCGCGCGCCCAGGCCGAGGCGAGGCAGGCGCGGAACGCGACGCGGATGGCCGCGGCGCGCGAGCTCTCGGGGGATCCGACGACCGTGCTCTCGCTCCTGCGCGAGGTGGAGGCGCCCGAGGTCCCGCGTGGTTTTGCGGAGCTCGCGCGCTGGGCATTCCAGAGCGGACCGGCCCTCGTGGTGCTCACGCATCCGGCCCTGGTGACGTCGGCGGCCTACAGCCCCGATGGTAGACGAATCGCCACTGCATCGGAGGACGGGATCGTCCGGGTATGGAACGCCGACGGCCGGGGCGAGCCTCTGCTCTTGCCCGGACAGGAGACCGTGCAATCGGTGGCGTGGAGCCCCGACGGCCGCCGGATCGCCGGCGCGTTGTGGGACAGGACGGTGCGTATCTGGAATGCCGACGGGGAGGGAGGCGCGCTCGTCCTCACGGGCCACGAGGACGCGGTCCGGGCCGTCGCGTGGAGCCCCGACGGCGCGCGAATCGTCTCCGCCTCGCGGGACGGGACGGCGCGTATCTGGCGGAGCGACGGCGCGGGCGAAAGCGTGATCCTCCGCGGGCACGAGCAGGGGCTCCGATCCGCGGCCTTCAGCCCCGACGGCGCCCGCGTCGTGACGGCCTCCGAGGACAAGACGGCGCGGGTATGGAATGCCGACGGCACGGGCGCGCCCTTGGTCTTTCGTGGTCACCTCGCGCCCGTCAATTCGGCGATGTTCCGGCCCGACGGAGAGCACATCGTCACGGCCTCGTGGGACAAGACGGTGCGCCTGTGGAGGGCGGACGGCTCGGGGGAGAGCGAGATCCTCACGGGTTACAAGGACGGGGTGTATTCGCTCGCGTTCATCTCCGAGGGCGGGCGGATCCTCACGACGAACCAGGGGGACGGGACGCGCCTCTTCACCGCGGAGAGCTCGGGAGATCCGCTGGTGTTTCGTGGCCACGAGGACGCCATTCAGAGGGCGTCGTACAGCCCGGATGGGAAGTTCGTCGTCACCGTCTCCTCGGACAAGACGGCGCGGGTCTGGAGCACGGGCGGCACGGGCAGGCCCTTGCTGCTCAAAGGGCACCAGCGAATGGTCTACCGGGCGTCCTTCAGCCCCGATGGCCGGCAGGTCGTCACGGCCGCATGGGACAACACGGCCCGGGTCTGGGACGTGGAGGGCGGGGGCAAACCCGTGGTGCTGCGCGGCCACGAGAATGTCGTCAACTGGGCGGAGTGGAGCCCCGACGGCCGGTCCATCGTCACGGCCTCCGAGGACAGGACGGCGCGGGTATGGAATGCCGACGGGCGCGGCGAGCCGCTCGTCCTTCGTGGCCACCTCGCCACCGTCAAATCGGCCTCGTGGAGCCCCGACGGAAAGCAGATCGTCACGGCCTCCGAGGACAAGACGGCGCGGGTATGGAATGCCGACGGGAGCGGCGAGCCGCTCGTCCTCGAGGGCCATCAAGCCGCGGTCAATGCGGCCTCGTGGAGCCCCGACGGGAGGCGGATCGTCACGGCGTCCCGCGACAAGGTGGTCCGGATCTGGAATGCCGACGGGAGCGGCGAGCCCCGGCTCTTGCTCGATCACCAGGGCAACGTCCGGAGCGCGGTCTTCAGCCCCGACGGCAAGCAAATCGTCACGGCGTCGCACGACCGGACGGCGCGGGTCTGGAGCGCCGACGGGAGCGGCGATCCGGTCGTGCTCGTGGGGCACCAGCATTGGGTCAATTCGGCGGAGTGGAGCCCGGACGGCAAGCGAATCGTCACGGCGTCCCAGGACAAGACCGTGCGGATATGGAACGCGGACGGGAGCGGCGAGCCCCTCGTGCTGCGCGGCTCCGATTTCGTGCTCAATTCGGCGGTCTACAGCCCCGACGGCGAGCGGATCGTGACGGCGTCGGACGACAAGGCCGCGTGGGTCTGGACCGACCTCGAGCCGCTCACCGGCGCGGAGGATCCGAAGTTGTGGTCGGCGACGACCTATTGTATGCCCGTCGAGCGCCGGATCGCCCTCCTGAACGTCCCCGAAGCCGCCGCGCGGGCGGCGCACGAGGCCTGCGTGCGCCGCGTCGAGGCGACGACCGCGGCCCGGGTCGACGCCGCCCAGCGATGA
- a CDS encoding class I SAM-dependent methyltransferase, producing the protein MNMARPTNDEQTTLWNGPAGHAWVEAQALLDEMFRPFEDLLVEAAAAGPGGHVLDVGCGTGSTTLAVARRLGAKGRGVGVDLSEPMLEAARARAEREGSPVTFLRADAQTHTFEPASFDVILSRFGVMFFADPVEAFTNLRRAARDGAALRFVAWRSAAENPFMTTAERAAAPLLPNMPVRRPDAPGQFAFADRSRVQAILEESGWAEIDIRPIDITCTLPERELDRYMTRLGPLGLILQKVDERTRAQVVETVRAAFDPYVHGDEVRYTAACWSIGARVLLPR; encoded by the coding sequence ATGAACATGGCACGACCTACCAACGATGAACAAACGACGCTCTGGAATGGCCCCGCCGGGCACGCCTGGGTCGAGGCGCAGGCGCTGCTCGACGAGATGTTCAGGCCGTTCGAAGACCTGCTCGTCGAAGCGGCCGCCGCCGGCCCCGGAGGCCACGTGCTCGACGTCGGTTGCGGCACGGGCAGCACGACGCTGGCCGTCGCGCGGCGGCTCGGCGCGAAGGGCCGCGGAGTCGGCGTCGACCTCTCGGAGCCGATGCTCGAAGCCGCCCGCGCTCGCGCCGAACGTGAAGGCTCGCCGGTCACCTTCCTCCGCGCCGACGCGCAGACCCACACGTTCGAGCCTGCGAGCTTCGACGTGATCCTCTCGCGCTTCGGCGTCATGTTCTTCGCCGACCCCGTCGAGGCCTTCACGAACCTGCGGCGCGCCGCGAGGGACGGCGCCGCGCTCCGGTTCGTCGCCTGGCGCAGCGCCGCGGAGAACCCGTTCATGACGACGGCCGAGCGCGCCGCGGCGCCGCTCCTTCCGAACATGCCCGTCCGCCGGCCGGATGCGCCCGGACAGTTCGCCTTCGCGGATCGGAGCCGGGTCCAGGCCATCCTGGAGGAGAGCGGCTGGGCCGAGATCGATATCCGGCCGATCGATATCACCTGCACCCTGCCCGAGAGGGAGCTCGATCGTTACATGACCCGGCTCGGCCCCCTCGGGCTCATCCTTCAAAAGGTGGACGAGCGGACGCGCGCGCAGGTCGTCGAGACGGTCCGCGCCGCTTTCGACCCTTACGTGCACGGAGACGAAGTGCGCTATACCGCGGCCTGCTGGAGCATCGGCGCGCGCGTCCTGCTCCCGCGCTGA
- a CDS encoding LysR family transcriptional regulator yields MISSWDDLRHLEALERLGSAGAAGRELGVAASTVYRRIAALEQSVGFTCLVRGKGVTPAGRELAELARCTGTSLRGIAQRAKEQREEARGSVTLTTVDGFAPLLMAPLAELSASYPSLRVHVHISDAGLSLRKNQAELGLSLVQTPPSTLIGRKLFPIRFGVYGTATHVDAPERARWVVLGPPLEGSWLGRWENQHVPSGKIAAATASRRLFVDLVAAGVGIGLVPAPLAELRSELVELTSYRPLTAGLERPAWLLFPPELRQDVRVSTVAKVVAKHLTRSTAATSR; encoded by the coding sequence ATGATCTCGTCGTGGGACGACCTCCGTCACCTCGAAGCCCTGGAGCGGCTCGGCTCCGCGGGCGCGGCGGGGCGCGAGCTCGGCGTGGCGGCGTCGACGGTCTACAGGCGCATCGCGGCGCTCGAGCAGTCCGTCGGCTTCACCTGCCTCGTGCGAGGCAAGGGCGTCACGCCCGCCGGACGTGAGCTGGCCGAGCTCGCCCGATGCACGGGCACGTCGCTGCGGGGCATCGCGCAACGAGCCAAGGAGCAACGCGAGGAGGCGCGTGGCTCCGTCACGCTCACGACCGTCGACGGCTTCGCGCCGCTCTTGATGGCCCCCCTCGCGGAGCTCTCGGCCTCGTACCCGTCGCTCCGCGTGCACGTGCACATCTCGGACGCGGGGCTCAGCCTGCGAAAGAACCAGGCCGAGCTCGGGCTCTCGCTCGTGCAGACGCCGCCTTCGACGCTGATCGGCCGCAAGCTCTTCCCCATCCGGTTCGGCGTGTACGGGACGGCCACGCACGTGGACGCGCCCGAGCGCGCGCGGTGGGTGGTGCTCGGGCCGCCGCTCGAGGGCTCGTGGCTCGGCCGCTGGGAGAACCAGCACGTGCCGAGCGGCAAGATCGCGGCGGCGACGGCGTCGCGGCGGCTCTTCGTGGACCTGGTCGCGGCGGGCGTCGGCATCGGCCTCGTGCCCGCGCCGCTCGCCGAGCTGCGCTCGGAGCTCGTCGAGCTGACCTCGTACAGGCCCCTCACGGCGGGGCTCGAGCGGCCCGCCTGGCTCCTGTTCCCGCCCGAGTTACGCCAGGACGTGCGCGTCTCGACCGTGGCGAAGGTCGTGGCCAAGCACCTCACGCGCTCGACGGCGGCGACGTCGCGTTAG
- a CDS encoding sigma 54-interacting transcriptional regulator, with the protein MTHGDGLGATRGAVRRFRLTVVEGPARGVTWQSTGDRCSIGSHHRNDLILDDPTVSRFHCEILVDESNVRVRDLKSRNGTLLDGVAILEAFLRVGSLLRLGKTVIRFDLAAETNHLPLAEETRFGSLTGVSPVMRATFVMLARAAESDVTVLLEGETGTGKSQAAHSIHKKSTRGEGPFVIVDCGAIHGNLLESELFGHERGAFTGATERRVGAFEEASGGTLFLDEVGELPVDLQPKLLRALEAREVRRVGSNGYKPVDVRVIAATNRDLRTDVNSGRFRADLYFRLAVVTIGMPPLRRRPEDIPALAEEILASLRAPREAAEQLRTPEFFAQLRHGAWPGNVRELRNYVERCLILRTIEPTFEASGAAEEGFSVDPTAPYASERERAIADFERRYFKALLRLHDGKVARAAGAAGMDRAYLYRLLRRHGIEP; encoded by the coding sequence CTGACCCACGGCGACGGCCTCGGCGCCACGAGAGGCGCCGTCCGCCGCTTCCGCCTCACCGTCGTCGAGGGCCCCGCGCGCGGCGTCACCTGGCAGTCCACGGGCGATCGTTGCTCGATCGGGTCCCACCACCGCAACGACCTCATCCTCGACGACCCCACCGTCTCGCGTTTCCACTGCGAGATCCTCGTCGACGAGAGCAACGTCCGGGTCCGCGATCTCAAGAGCCGTAACGGCACCCTGCTCGACGGCGTCGCCATCCTCGAGGCCTTCCTTCGTGTCGGCAGCCTCCTCCGGCTCGGCAAGACCGTGATCCGCTTCGATCTCGCCGCCGAGACGAACCACCTCCCGCTCGCCGAGGAGACACGCTTCGGCTCGCTCACGGGCGTCTCGCCCGTCATGCGCGCCACCTTCGTGATGCTCGCCCGCGCGGCCGAGAGCGACGTGACGGTCCTGCTCGAGGGGGAGACGGGCACCGGCAAGAGCCAGGCGGCGCACTCGATTCACAAGAAGAGCACGCGCGGCGAGGGGCCGTTCGTGATCGTCGACTGCGGCGCGATCCACGGCAACCTGCTCGAGAGTGAGCTCTTCGGCCACGAAAGAGGCGCGTTCACCGGCGCGACCGAGCGGCGCGTCGGCGCGTTCGAGGAGGCCTCGGGCGGGACTTTGTTCCTCGACGAGGTCGGCGAGCTGCCCGTCGACCTTCAGCCGAAGCTGCTCCGCGCGCTCGAGGCGCGTGAGGTCCGCCGCGTCGGATCGAATGGCTACAAGCCCGTCGACGTGCGCGTGATCGCCGCGACGAACCGGGATCTCCGGACGGACGTCAACTCCGGGCGTTTTCGCGCCGATCTTTATTTTCGCCTCGCGGTCGTCACGATTGGAATGCCGCCGCTGCGGAGGCGCCCCGAGGACATCCCCGCGCTCGCCGAGGAGATCCTCGCGTCGCTGCGCGCGCCACGCGAGGCGGCCGAGCAGCTCCGCACGCCGGAGTTTTTCGCGCAGCTCCGCCATGGCGCCTGGCCCGGCAACGTGCGCGAGCTCCGGAATTACGTCGAGCGGTGCCTGATCCTGCGCACGATCGAGCCGACGTTCGAGGCCTCGGGGGCGGCGGAGGAGGGGTTCTCCGTGGATCCGACGGCGCCGTACGCGTCGGAGCGGGAGCGCGCGATCGCCGATTTCGAGCGCCGGTATTTCAAGGCGCTCCTGCGCCTGCACGACGGCAAGGTGGCGCGGGCCGCGGGCGCGGCGGGGATGGATCGCGCGTATCTTTATCGGCTCCTGCGTCGCCACGGTATCGAGCCCTAG
- a CDS encoding ArnT family glycosyltransferase, whose product MTPWPSLCLPQGSDGLPVASAREARIARVVVGVATAWFFLVAAWEMFGPVLNGHFASTASMGIIAENMLRWGIPGPVWEYTHTRPGPEAFYCHHPWGIFWVTALFMKVVGRHDVVCRLPAILLSTATVPLLYALGRSIWRPAAGAAAAAGFVVLPITLAFANFNALEVPLVFWSLLALFGWVRLVQTRRRRFLVVSALGLFMALHADWPAFVLAGQWLGFGLLRGYLGGRRFFGPLDERRYAETWITWAVLSVLTAVVYLVIFQKAGKLGDLLAVYGSRSSGNAVPLSAVLASRRYWIELSFTPIAILLGKVAAVVCVARLFVTRAEVEIAPLFVLGMATFQYVVFKQGADIHVFWPQPFGAFFALGMGALVATLAPGIELAWARRRHARGQPAGGVVALGILLVPLLFVLRDGAPAALYARQTGGRFNEKGVLIDSDGDKTAFLRWLSGRIPPDAEVHLHESMHATWAQVWSLGGRVVKPNQAAPTGPLAGRHSVYVLDVRFAPEAQLAAVARRFHVTAVGPFWVFAPREAHAPIDAYVFEEREPSALEWMFVSATEPARTIVPDAYATWEQRAHWDQPATPPTEPPRTPEQRRIAHNVAVHQGDLGRAEVLFSEITRELRPIGATYEDGPEIVGSWLQPGVRPRLHLFVRASGPLAAGTSLSVRSKVLARATLSTTMPDPTTREVAMPLDVPATRMRKGFLYVDPVTIVKRPGVEVFHAALVARGKVMKLAQPVGSNGIEVLRLP is encoded by the coding sequence ATGACCCCCTGGCCCTCGCTCTGCTTGCCCCAAGGCTCGGACGGCTTGCCCGTGGCGAGCGCGCGGGAGGCGCGGATCGCGCGGGTCGTCGTGGGCGTGGCGACGGCGTGGTTTTTCCTCGTGGCCGCGTGGGAGATGTTCGGGCCGGTGCTGAACGGGCACTTCGCCTCGACGGCGAGCATGGGGATCATCGCCGAGAACATGCTGCGCTGGGGGATCCCGGGCCCGGTCTGGGAGTACACGCACACGCGCCCCGGGCCGGAAGCATTTTACTGCCACCACCCGTGGGGGATCTTCTGGGTGACGGCGCTCTTCATGAAGGTCGTGGGCCGGCACGACGTGGTCTGCCGCCTGCCCGCGATCCTGCTCTCGACCGCGACGGTGCCGCTGCTCTACGCGCTCGGCCGCTCGATCTGGCGGCCCGCGGCGGGCGCGGCGGCGGCGGCGGGCTTCGTGGTCCTGCCGATCACGCTGGCGTTCGCGAACTTCAACGCGCTCGAGGTGCCGCTCGTCTTCTGGTCCTTGCTCGCGCTCTTCGGCTGGGTGCGGCTCGTGCAGACGCGGCGGCGGCGTTTCCTCGTCGTGAGCGCGCTCGGGCTGTTCATGGCGCTACACGCGGACTGGCCGGCGTTCGTGCTCGCGGGGCAGTGGCTCGGCTTCGGGCTCTTGCGCGGCTACCTCGGCGGGCGCCGCTTCTTCGGGCCGCTCGACGAGCGCAGGTACGCCGAGACGTGGATCACGTGGGCCGTGCTCTCGGTGCTCACGGCCGTCGTGTACCTCGTGATCTTCCAGAAGGCCGGCAAGCTCGGGGATCTGCTCGCGGTGTACGGATCACGCTCGTCGGGCAACGCGGTGCCGCTCTCGGCGGTGCTCGCGAGCCGGCGGTACTGGATCGAGCTCTCGTTCACGCCGATCGCGATCCTGCTCGGGAAGGTCGCGGCCGTCGTGTGCGTGGCGCGGCTCTTCGTGACGCGCGCCGAGGTCGAGATCGCGCCGCTCTTCGTGCTGGGGATGGCGACGTTCCAGTACGTCGTGTTCAAGCAAGGCGCCGACATCCACGTCTTCTGGCCGCAGCCGTTCGGCGCGTTTTTCGCGCTCGGGATGGGCGCGCTCGTGGCGACGCTCGCGCCGGGGATCGAGCTCGCCTGGGCGCGACGGCGCCACGCGAGGGGTCAGCCCGCGGGGGGCGTGGTCGCGCTGGGGATCCTGCTCGTGCCGCTGCTGTTCGTGCTGCGCGACGGCGCGCCCGCGGCCTTGTACGCGCGTCAGACGGGCGGGCGGTTCAACGAGAAGGGCGTGCTCATCGACTCGGACGGCGACAAGACGGCGTTTTTGCGCTGGCTCTCGGGGCGCATCCCGCCGGACGCCGAGGTGCACCTGCACGAGAGCATGCACGCGACGTGGGCGCAGGTCTGGTCGCTCGGCGGGCGCGTGGTGAAGCCGAACCAAGCCGCGCCGACCGGGCCACTCGCGGGGCGTCACAGCGTGTACGTGCTCGACGTCCGGTTCGCGCCGGAGGCGCAGCTCGCGGCCGTGGCGAGGCGGTTCCACGTGACGGCGGTGGGCCCGTTCTGGGTCTTCGCGCCGCGCGAGGCGCACGCGCCGATCGACGCGTACGTGTTCGAGGAGCGCGAGCCTTCCGCGCTCGAATGGATGTTCGTGAGCGCGACGGAGCCCGCGCGCACGATCGTGCCCGACGCGTACGCGACGTGGGAGCAGCGGGCGCACTGGGATCAGCCGGCGACGCCACCCACGGAGCCGCCGCGCACGCCGGAGCAGCGGCGGATCGCGCACAACGTGGCCGTGCATCAGGGGGACCTGGGCCGGGCGGAGGTGCTCTTTTCGGAGATCACGCGCGAGCTCCGGCCTATCGGCGCGACGTACGAGGACGGGCCGGAGATCGTGGGTTCGTGGCTTCAGCCGGGCGTGCGCCCGCGGCTGCACCTGTTCGTGCGGGCCTCGGGGCCACTCGCGGCGGGGACGTCGCTCAGCGTGCGATCGAAGGTCCTCGCGCGCGCGACGCTCTCCACGACGATGCCGGATCCGACGACGCGGGAGGTGGCGATGCCGCTCGACGTGCCGGCGACGCGGATGCGGAAGGGGTTTCTTTACGTGGATCCGGTGACGATCGTGAAGCGGCCGGGCGTGGAGGTCTTCCACGCGGCGCTCGTGGCGCGGGGGAAGGTGATGAAGCTCGCGCAGCCGGTCGGGTCGAATGGGATCGAGGTGCTCCGGCTTCCGTAG
- a CDS encoding helix-turn-helix domain-containing protein: MKALDIAEVAKRSGVPASTLRFYEEKGLIRSIGRRGLRRLFDPGVLERLALIALGRAAGFSLDEITRMFSPDGRPRIDRQMLVAKADELDGTIRKLRAIRDGLRHAAACSAPSHMECPTFRRLVRAAASGAVGARRKKAPQPPRR, from the coding sequence GTGAAAGCGCTGGACATAGCCGAGGTGGCGAAGCGGTCCGGCGTCCCTGCCTCGACGCTGCGGTTCTACGAGGAAAAGGGGCTGATCCGCTCCATTGGCAGGCGGGGGCTGCGCCGCCTGTTCGATCCCGGCGTGCTCGAGCGGCTGGCGCTGATCGCCCTGGGGCGCGCCGCCGGCTTTTCGCTCGACGAGATCACGCGCATGTTCTCGCCGGACGGGCGCCCGCGTATCGACCGGCAGATGCTCGTGGCCAAGGCGGATGAGCTCGACGGGACGATCCGCAAGCTCCGCGCCATACGCGACGGCCTGCGGCACGCCGCGGCCTGCTCCGCGCCGAGCCACATGGAATGCCCCACCTTCCGCCGCCTCGTGCGGGCCGCCGCGTCCGGAGCCGTGGGAGCACGAAGGAAGAAGGCTCCGCAGCCACCGAGGCGCTAG